The following coding sequences are from one Solea solea chromosome 4, fSolSol10.1, whole genome shotgun sequence window:
- the atf5a gene encoding uncharacterized protein atf5a isoform X2 produces the protein MMATSAAVWKSLHVCPADPLALSHPQANHSQSQGCRGEVSEEHQHLIGDGLTDWMTEEVDFSSYLQNPPSPPSSTNASLPPSPLQNDIQVPSDLEVMTSLLQEELSQLEDYFLSEPVPEKGQRLGKCDRGPVPAGPQPFSQLPYVSYSTSGQSESSPLLVTLATGELDLLSICGGPIGRSKISRHTPYSCSRPGGCGRKRVPDGVRFSEGYDNSLLSSKGNTSGNSAVNLTANYNCGEDEHLVGKNYCLGGAVEVRRCGVLPKEEKNCCFSQDVIGGVKGVGGGFSFGGSVEVPHKKEDLLMYSMREVSGITCNNEVLNNIKASVDVTKASMCWKSESSEGCFLPTIPQSDVYHSFLESANEQVKAESLQIGQHDLHCNFLEDQGPEYLLMARESVSLESSGHRETCRLKDDHCDTKYEEDIIPGEGGERKQKKRDQNKTAAHRYRQRKRAELDSLEEQLHCLEGRNRELRDKAESVEREIQYVKDLLIEVYKARSQRLKRDITAQH, from the exons ATGATGGCAACATCAGCTGCTGTTTGGAAGAGTCTTCATGTCTGCCCGGCAGaccccctcgctctctctcacccacAGGCTAaccacagccaatcacaggggTGCAGGGGGGAGGTGTCAGAGGAGCATCAGCACTTAATTG GTGATGGTCTCACTGACTGGATGACGGAAGAAGTGGATTTCTCCTCGTACCTCCAAAATCCTCCTTCCCCTCCCTCTTCCACCAATGCTTCCCTTCCCCCCTCACCCCTTCAGAATGATATCCAGGTGCCCTCTGACTTGGAGGTCATGACCTCCCTGCTGCAGGAGGAACTTTCCCAACTAGAAGACTACTTCCTGTCTGAGCCGGTGCCAGAAAAAGGACAGAGGCTAGGAAAATGTGACAGGGGTCCGGTGCCGGCAGGTCCTCAGCCGTTCAGTCAGCTGCCATATGTATCATACTCTACATCTGGCCAATCAGAATCCAGTCCACTTCTTGTTACCCTGGCAACGGGAGAACTGGACCTGCTCAGTATCTGTGGGGGGCCTATTGGGCGATCCAAAATTTCAAGACACACCCCATACAGCTGCAGTCGCCCCGGTGGGTGTGGTAGGAAAAGAGTCCCTGATGGAGTGAGGTTCAGTGAAGGCTATGACAACAGTTTGTTGAGTTCTAAAGGAAACACCTCAGGTAATTCAGCAGTGAACCTGACGGCAAATTATAACTGTGGAGAAGATGAGCATCTGGTCGGTAAAAATTACTGTCTGGGTGGGGCAGTCGAGGTTAGAAGATGTGGCGTTCTACccaaagaagagaaaaattGCTGTTTCAGTCAAGATGTGATAGGTGGTGTGAAGGGTGTTGGTGGAGGGTTTAGTTTTGGTGGATCAGTTGAAGTTCCACACAAAAAAGAGGATTTGTTAATGTATAGCATGAGAGAGGTCAGTGGAATTACCTGTAACAATGAGGTGCTGAACAATATCAAAGCAAGTGTGGATGTGACAAAAGCCAGCATGTGTTGGAAAAGTGAGAGCAGTGAAGGTTGTTTTCTTCCAACGATTCCACAGTCTGATGTCTATCACAGCTTCTTAGAAAGTGCCAATGAACAGGTCAAAGCAGAGAGTCTGCAGATAGGACAACACGACTTACACTGTAATTTCCTGGAGGATCAGGGTCCAGAGTATCTGTTGATGGCGAGGGAGAGTGTGAGCCTGGAGTCGTCAGGGCACAGAGAGACTTGCAGGCTGAAGGATGACCACTGTGACACAAAATACGAAGAGGACATCATTCCCGGCGAAGGCGGGGAACGCAAACAGAAGAAAAGGGATCAGAACAAAACTGCCGCTCACAG GTATCGCCAGCGAAAAAGGGCAGAGCTAGATTCTTTGGAGGAACAGTTGCATTGCCTTGAAGGGAGGAACCGGGAGCTCCGGGACAAGGCAGAGTCCGTGGAACGTGAAATCCAGTATGTTAAAGACCTGCTGATCGAGGTTTACAAGGCCCGGAGCCAAAGGCTTAAACGGGACATAACAGCGCAACATTAG
- the atf5a gene encoding uncharacterized protein atf5a isoform X1 has translation MMATSAAVWKSLHVCPADPLALSHPQANHSQSQGCRGEVSEEHQHLIDILQRLQSFPPSSLGDGLTDWMTEEVDFSSYLQNPPSPPSSTNASLPPSPLQNDIQVPSDLEVMTSLLQEELSQLEDYFLSEPVPEKGQRLGKCDRGPVPAGPQPFSQLPYVSYSTSGQSESSPLLVTLATGELDLLSICGGPIGRSKISRHTPYSCSRPGGCGRKRVPDGVRFSEGYDNSLLSSKGNTSGNSAVNLTANYNCGEDEHLVGKNYCLGGAVEVRRCGVLPKEEKNCCFSQDVIGGVKGVGGGFSFGGSVEVPHKKEDLLMYSMREVSGITCNNEVLNNIKASVDVTKASMCWKSESSEGCFLPTIPQSDVYHSFLESANEQVKAESLQIGQHDLHCNFLEDQGPEYLLMARESVSLESSGHRETCRLKDDHCDTKYEEDIIPGEGGERKQKKRDQNKTAAHRYRQRKRAELDSLEEQLHCLEGRNRELRDKAESVEREIQYVKDLLIEVYKARSQRLKRDITAQH, from the exons ATGATGGCAACATCAGCTGCTGTTTGGAAGAGTCTTCATGTCTGCCCGGCAGaccccctcgctctctctcacccacAGGCTAaccacagccaatcacaggggTGCAGGGGGGAGGTGTCAGAGGAGCATCAGCACTTAATTG ATATCCTGCAACGACTACAatcttttcccccctcctcattAGGTGATGGTCTCACTGACTGGATGACGGAAGAAGTGGATTTCTCCTCGTACCTCCAAAATCCTCCTTCCCCTCCCTCTTCCACCAATGCTTCCCTTCCCCCCTCACCCCTTCAGAATGATATCCAGGTGCCCTCTGACTTGGAGGTCATGACCTCCCTGCTGCAGGAGGAACTTTCCCAACTAGAAGACTACTTCCTGTCTGAGCCGGTGCCAGAAAAAGGACAGAGGCTAGGAAAATGTGACAGGGGTCCGGTGCCGGCAGGTCCTCAGCCGTTCAGTCAGCTGCCATATGTATCATACTCTACATCTGGCCAATCAGAATCCAGTCCACTTCTTGTTACCCTGGCAACGGGAGAACTGGACCTGCTCAGTATCTGTGGGGGGCCTATTGGGCGATCCAAAATTTCAAGACACACCCCATACAGCTGCAGTCGCCCCGGTGGGTGTGGTAGGAAAAGAGTCCCTGATGGAGTGAGGTTCAGTGAAGGCTATGACAACAGTTTGTTGAGTTCTAAAGGAAACACCTCAGGTAATTCAGCAGTGAACCTGACGGCAAATTATAACTGTGGAGAAGATGAGCATCTGGTCGGTAAAAATTACTGTCTGGGTGGGGCAGTCGAGGTTAGAAGATGTGGCGTTCTACccaaagaagagaaaaattGCTGTTTCAGTCAAGATGTGATAGGTGGTGTGAAGGGTGTTGGTGGAGGGTTTAGTTTTGGTGGATCAGTTGAAGTTCCACACAAAAAAGAGGATTTGTTAATGTATAGCATGAGAGAGGTCAGTGGAATTACCTGTAACAATGAGGTGCTGAACAATATCAAAGCAAGTGTGGATGTGACAAAAGCCAGCATGTGTTGGAAAAGTGAGAGCAGTGAAGGTTGTTTTCTTCCAACGATTCCACAGTCTGATGTCTATCACAGCTTCTTAGAAAGTGCCAATGAACAGGTCAAAGCAGAGAGTCTGCAGATAGGACAACACGACTTACACTGTAATTTCCTGGAGGATCAGGGTCCAGAGTATCTGTTGATGGCGAGGGAGAGTGTGAGCCTGGAGTCGTCAGGGCACAGAGAGACTTGCAGGCTGAAGGATGACCACTGTGACACAAAATACGAAGAGGACATCATTCCCGGCGAAGGCGGGGAACGCAAACAGAAGAAAAGGGATCAGAACAAAACTGCCGCTCACAG GTATCGCCAGCGAAAAAGGGCAGAGCTAGATTCTTTGGAGGAACAGTTGCATTGCCTTGAAGGGAGGAACCGGGAGCTCCGGGACAAGGCAGAGTCCGTGGAACGTGAAATCCAGTATGTTAAAGACCTGCTGATCGAGGTTTACAAGGCCCGGAGCCAAAGGCTTAAACGGGACATAACAGCGCAACATTAG